In Pseudoliparis swirei isolate HS2019 ecotype Mariana Trench chromosome 11, NWPU_hadal_v1, whole genome shotgun sequence, a genomic segment contains:
- the rmnd1 gene encoding required for meiotic nuclear division protein 1 homolog encodes MLPRTLWSRLGALGPAGRKPVCMCASARLSQYDSKPRTPSSWCAPGIFWRASDDLQAARQQIKCGSGQQRFYSPDLPKPSVLKPSLKPATGSLKRVPKGPRTKQPSRANQPPLNPDQDMMQCIAFATADQYHLPTLCHALIGHGFQEIDLPRDASNVLLISTDMAAKPDDDAVMFFFREGSVIFWNVEEKMRKTVLRLLEQHEIQPYEVALVHWENEEINYTVGEGNTKLERGNFILSDKMDQQEAALEKFAFSNALCLSVKLAIWEVFLDSFVESIQSIPETLKSGKRVKLSSAEVMKKIGELFTLRHCINLRSDLLITPDFYWDRENLEKLYDKTCQFLSINRRVNVVNEKLEHCSQLTDLMRSHLSEKHSLRLEWMIIILIAIEVMFELLKMIF; translated from the exons GACTCTGTGGTCCAGACTGGGAGCCTTGGGACCAGCAGGGAGGAAACCAGTCTGCATGTGTGCCTCGGCCCGCCTGTCCCAGTACGACTCCAAACCCAGGACTCCATCCAGCTGGTGTGCCCCAGGGATCTTTTGGAGGGCCTCTGATGATCTTCAAGCCGCTCGCCAACAGATTAAATGTGGAAGTGGACAGCAGAGGTTTTATTCCCCCGACCTCCCGAAGCCCTCCGTGTTGAAACCCAGTTTAAAACCAGCGACCGGGTCCTTAAAAAGGGTTCCCAAAGGACCGAGGACTAAACAGCCCTCCAGAGCCAACCAGCCTCCCCTGAACCCGGACCAG GACATGATGCAATGCATTGCCTTTGCTACAGCGGATCAGTACCATTTGCCAACACTGTGCCACGCCCTGATTGGCCACGGCTTCCAGGAGATTGATTTGCCAAGAG ATGCCTCGAATGTGCTGTTGATAAGCACCGACATGGCCGCGAAGCCCGATGACGACGCGGTGATGTTCTTCTTCAG GGAAGGCTCCGTCATTTTCTGGAATGTTGAAGAGAAAAtg AGGAAAACGGTTTTGAGACTACTGGAGCAACATGAGATCCAACCCTATGAAGTTGCTTTGGTCCACTGGGAAAACGAAGAGATTAACTACACGGTTGGAGA GGGAAACACAAAGCTCGAGCGTGGCAACTTCATCCTGAGCGATAAGATGGACCAACAGGAAGCTGCTCTGGAGAAATTTGCATTTTCAAATGCTCTGTGCTTGTCAG tCAAGCTGGCGATATGGGAGGTGTTTCTGGACAGTTTCGTGGAGTCGATTCAATCCATTCCAGAG ACGCTGAAATCTGGCAAAAGAGTTAAATTGTCCTCTGCAGAGGTCATGAAGAAGATCGGGGAACTTTTCACCTTACG ACACTGCATCAACCTGAGGTCGGACCTGCTCATCACACCGGACTTCTACTGGGACCGAGAGAACCTGGAGAAACTCTACGACAAGACGTGCCAGTTCCTCAGCATCAATCGGCGGGTCAAC GTTGTGAACGAGAAGCTGGAGCATTGTTCACAGTTAACGGATCTGATGAGGAGCCACCTGAGCGAGAAGCACAGCTTGAGGCTGGAGTGGATGATCATCATCCTCATTGCTATCGag GTTATGTTTGAGCTGTTAAAAATGATCTTCTGA